In Leptospira ellinghausenii, the following proteins share a genomic window:
- a CDS encoding methyl-accepting chemotaxis protein — MRKNLPVTQHEVEFQEGTKITSKTDLKGIITYVNEDFLKISGYTQEELIGQPHNLIRHPDMPGEAFRDLWETVKSQNSWVGLVKNRCKNGDYYWVDANVSPVYEDGKHIGYMSVRTKATKEQIQKAEGLYAKLNLGHKIESQRFEKLFAISTESVYFIQSFISLVLLLFFGSSYFVNIPFLHNPWFLGVGVFVFSLSFILGYFKIQKNKNSILRVNEYLKNLYKGNLKFDVNTDNAGDHSEVLVLIKKTQFEFRGMISQLIGNAEIVKSQIKGLTKAVEHIHVAFQELSLAMQSLSESSNVTKESSESIFHQMDALNHLIQSIRSEAMAVQFESTNAHHIAMEGKNRSDKAMSQFLKAKHQIFKTSESIKDLGEKTKAIRKITETIAAISEKTNLLSLNASIESARAGDAGKGFAVVAGEVGLLAEQSKKSAKEISVFISELTSKILQTVKDIEEGLSEVELGSNEFETVQAEMGKILTNSEGTKLSSEKINGSTEGSQEKSTSVLLNIEKIQNQLTHTSSIVEELSAAAHEQKQTVAAIEESISNLDKVADRLDSVAFRFQF; from the coding sequence GTGCGCAAAAATTTACCAGTCACTCAACATGAAGTAGAATTCCAAGAAGGAACAAAGATAACTTCCAAAACAGATTTAAAAGGAATCATCACTTATGTTAACGAAGACTTCTTGAAGATTAGTGGATATACGCAAGAAGAACTCATTGGCCAACCTCATAACCTCATTCGGCATCCCGATATGCCTGGGGAAGCCTTTCGTGATTTGTGGGAGACTGTCAAATCCCAAAACTCATGGGTAGGACTCGTTAAAAATCGGTGTAAAAATGGAGATTATTACTGGGTTGATGCCAATGTTTCTCCTGTTTATGAAGATGGAAAACACATCGGTTATATGTCGGTTCGTACAAAAGCGACAAAAGAACAAATCCAAAAAGCAGAAGGATTGTATGCAAAGCTGAATCTTGGGCACAAGATTGAGTCGCAACGGTTTGAGAAATTGTTTGCCATTTCGACTGAATCAGTTTATTTCATTCAATCTTTCATCAGTTTGGTTTTGTTACTATTCTTTGGTTCTTCCTATTTTGTAAACATTCCTTTCCTTCATAACCCATGGTTTTTGGGAGTTGGGGTTTTCGTTTTTTCTTTGAGTTTTATATTAGGATATTTTAAAATTCAAAAAAACAAAAATTCTATTTTAAGAGTAAATGAATATTTGAAAAACTTATACAAAGGTAATTTGAAGTTTGATGTAAATACGGACAATGCAGGTGATCACTCTGAAGTTTTGGTGCTGATCAAAAAAACGCAGTTTGAATTCCGAGGGATGATTTCACAACTCATTGGGAATGCTGAAATCGTAAAAAGCCAAATCAAAGGACTCACAAAAGCTGTAGAACATATTCATGTTGCCTTCCAAGAGTTATCCCTTGCCATGCAATCATTATCTGAATCAAGTAACGTGACAAAAGAGAGTTCCGAAAGTATATTCCACCAAATGGATGCTCTCAATCATTTGATCCAAAGCATTCGATCGGAAGCAATGGCTGTTCAATTTGAATCAACCAATGCACATCACATTGCCATGGAAGGAAAAAATCGTTCCGACAAAGCTATGTCCCAATTCTTAAAAGCAAAACATCAGATTTTTAAAACTTCTGAATCGATCAAAGATCTTGGTGAAAAAACAAAAGCCATTCGAAAGATCACAGAAACTATTGCTGCCATTTCAGAAAAAACCAACTTACTCTCATTAAATGCCTCTATTGAATCTGCAAGAGCAGGTGATGCGGGAAAAGGATTTGCTGTTGTTGCTGGTGAAGTTGGGCTTCTCGCAGAACAATCTAAAAAATCGGCAAAAGAAATCTCTGTATTTATCAGTGAACTCACTTCAAAAATTTTGCAAACAGTGAAAGATATTGAAGAGGGTTTAAGCGAAGTGGAATTAGGATCCAATGAATTTGAAACTGTGCAAGCTGAGATGGGGAAAATTCTTACCAACTCAGAAGGCACAAAACTAAGTTCCGAAAAAATTAATGGTTCCACAGAAGGATCACAAGAAAAATCCACAAGTGTTCTTTTGAATATAGAGAAGATCCAAAACCAATTGACACATACATCTTCCATCGTGGAAGAATTGTCAGCAGCTGCTCATGAACAGAAACAAACAGTTGCGGCAATCGAAGAATCCATTTCCAATTTAGATAAAGTAGCGGACAGATTGGATTCGGTTGCGTTCCGATTTCAGTTTTAA
- a CDS encoding SpoIIE family protein phosphatase, which yields MFKTIFLPLTIRLEAFTHLVPVPFAIYMASITQEYSINEWLLFLVLCITSGTLMVLGGCLWRYLTLRKLSNQFESLQLEKNKETYTIGSNSKAKELKLFLYRYPFYEGFIIIIRWFVGVGLIFFCTPFFDLYRPTLWTTFILYMVMIPPISFVAYYFITENAFRNLFKLPLIRPIAIEPNEIPKFDYFKRILISFFALAALPVTVLGYMLISSANGNLNVQNPSLQVLIIGIIFIFPLVFVAYLVAKAVRQGLGETSHILDELSKGNFSVVSMPSSGDDFGQQSFHLNRVIQQLNTMYTEIFTLNVGLESKVKERTMELENSLEEVKKLKFQQDGDYFLTHLLLKPLGKNQVSSELVSIDFFLRQKKKFEFKGKEYEIGGDLNIAHNVILQGKKFSVFVNSDAMGKSMQGAGGALVLGAVFQSIIERTYLSSATFNQSPERWLKNAFIEMHKIFEGFDGSMLVSLVIGLIEEETGFLYFINAEHPWLILYRDEKASFLENELSYRKLGTKGLNSGIFIKTFRLLPGDTIISGSDGRDDLLLFNEQNESNQRQINQDENLILSYVEQGKGELEPIFKVLTKNGEITDDLSLIRVYYKGNLDTVSNTDVSKSYQTAKKLVEVGNIDAAIDSLQKQILTQPITNKRFHKLLAKLHFKRKDYIEATEHAQVYLESHPYDLSFMELSSILLRKAGRLDQAIEIAERIRLREPKASKNTFHLIRLYLEKENQIRAREILTEWENQFPTELERTKKWKQILSLKFPNILI from the coding sequence ATGTTTAAAACTATATTTTTACCTCTTACAATCCGTTTAGAAGCGTTCACACATTTGGTTCCGGTTCCATTTGCTATTTATATGGCTTCCATCACACAAGAATATAGCATAAACGAATGGCTGTTATTTTTAGTTTTATGCATTACTAGTGGAACCTTAATGGTTTTAGGAGGATGTTTATGGAGATATCTCACACTTAGAAAATTATCCAATCAATTTGAATCTCTCCAATTAGAAAAAAACAAAGAGACTTATACAATCGGATCCAATTCAAAAGCAAAGGAACTCAAACTGTTCTTATATCGATATCCATTTTATGAAGGATTTATCATCATCATTCGTTGGTTTGTTGGTGTAGGGCTTATTTTCTTTTGCACTCCTTTTTTTGATTTATACAGACCTACTCTATGGACTACGTTTATTCTTTATATGGTGATGATTCCACCAATTTCCTTCGTTGCCTATTACTTCATCACAGAAAATGCATTTCGGAATTTATTCAAACTCCCTCTGATTCGACCTATTGCCATCGAACCAAATGAAATCCCAAAATTTGATTATTTCAAAAGGATTTTAATCTCATTTTTTGCCCTTGCTGCATTACCTGTTACTGTTCTTGGTTACATGCTCATCTCAAGTGCTAATGGAAATTTAAATGTCCAAAATCCATCATTACAAGTTTTAATCATTGGAATCATATTTATATTTCCTTTAGTTTTTGTTGCTTATTTGGTCGCAAAAGCAGTCAGACAAGGATTAGGTGAAACTAGCCATATTCTAGATGAACTCTCAAAAGGAAATTTTTCCGTTGTTTCCATGCCATCTTCTGGAGACGATTTTGGACAACAGTCATTCCATTTAAACCGTGTCATACAACAACTGAACACAATGTATACGGAAATTTTTACCTTAAATGTTGGTTTAGAAAGTAAAGTCAAAGAAAGAACAATGGAATTAGAAAACTCATTGGAAGAAGTGAAAAAACTTAAGTTCCAACAAGATGGAGATTATTTTTTAACACATCTACTCCTCAAACCACTTGGAAAAAACCAAGTGAGTAGTGAACTAGTCAGTATTGATTTTTTCTTAAGACAAAAAAAGAAATTCGAATTCAAAGGCAAAGAATATGAAATTGGAGGTGATCTAAACATTGCCCATAATGTCATTCTACAAGGAAAAAAATTCTCTGTCTTCGTAAACTCTGATGCAATGGGAAAATCGATGCAAGGTGCAGGAGGTGCACTTGTACTCGGAGCCGTTTTCCAATCGATCATTGAAAGAACCTATTTATCTTCCGCCACTTTCAACCAATCACCAGAACGATGGTTAAAAAACGCCTTCATTGAAATGCACAAAATCTTTGAAGGATTTGACGGAAGTATGTTGGTTTCTCTTGTAATTGGACTCATTGAAGAAGAAACAGGTTTTTTATATTTTATCAACGCAGAACACCCTTGGCTCATCTTATACCGAGATGAAAAAGCTAGTTTTTTGGAAAATGAACTGAGTTACAGAAAATTAGGAACCAAAGGTCTCAATTCTGGAATTTTTATTAAAACCTTTCGGTTGTTACCTGGAGATACAATCATCAGTGGATCCGATGGAAGGGATGATTTATTACTCTTTAATGAACAAAATGAATCCAACCAAAGACAAATCAACCAAGACGAAAATTTAATTTTATCCTACGTTGAACAAGGTAAAGGTGAATTAGAACCAATTTTCAAAGTATTAACCAAAAATGGCGAAATCACTGATGATTTATCACTGATCAGAGTTTATTATAAGGGCAATTTAGATACCGTTTCGAATACCGACGTTTCAAAATCCTACCAGACAGCAAAAAAACTTGTGGAAGTTGGAAATATTGATGCAGCCATTGATTCCCTTCAAAAACAAATTCTAACACAACCAATCACTAACAAACGCTTTCATAAATTACTCGCAAAACTTCACTTCAAACGAAAAGATTATATTGAAGCCACCGAACATGCACAGGTATATTTAGAAAGCCACCCATATGATCTTAGTTTTATGGAATTAAGTTCGATTTTACTTCGGAAAGCTGGTAGGTTGGACCAAGCCATTGAAATCGCCGAGCGGATCCGATTAAGGGAACCAAAAGCTTCCAAAAATACCTTTCATTTGATTCGATTGTATTTGGAAAAAGAAAACCAAATTCGGGCGAGAGAAATCTTAACTGAGTGGGAAAACCAATTCCCAACCGAACTGGAACGAACAAAAAAATGGAAACAAATCTTAAGTTTAAAATTTCCGAATATCTTGATTTAA
- a CDS encoding SpoIIE family protein phosphatase, with protein MNRNRKTLFWDLTIKLEAFTHTVPVPFAVYYAIITQKMEPNHWKIFIALCLVFATGIGLLGTFVRHLLLKYLFAKIEKMKQVSEFSIPLSQEEKEYAKSVKILLFRYPLIEAIIIVIRWLSGVIPISLLFFYLVEYTPSVARSAIFTFVMIAPISFVTYYFISESAIRNLFDLPQFKNVELQERDIPKFNYFTRILVAFFSLAALPFVIFSYILYSLATGEIAVKDPMIPIVTVSFIFIIPLIVCSYVVAKSVNEGLNETSRSLGELAKGNFDVIVTPKSSDDFAKQAFYLNSVIGTLKNMYAEIRNLNEGLEEKVTLRTDELNQSLIDISKLKVQQDGDYYLIYQLLNPFAIQDTKSKQFMVDHFLRQKKSFEFKNQKYEIGGDINISHTIYLNEQKYLLFVNADAMGKSMQGAGGALVFGSVFQSIVQRTKTDPGFKNQCPEDWLRSNLQELQLIFETFNGTMLVSLSMGLIEENTGKFFFLNAEHPMIVLLRNGKANFLYPIVSYRKLGTLGALPIKEVNEFQLQPHDILFIGSDGKDDLLTKNEEGEWEVLSEDENFLEIVENTKGNLDSIISEIDSIGQVIDDISIIRISYKTE; from the coding sequence ATGAATAGAAACAGGAAAACATTATTCTGGGATCTCACCATAAAACTGGAGGCATTCACACATACGGTTCCCGTACCATTTGCCGTTTATTATGCGATCATCACACAAAAGATGGAGCCAAACCATTGGAAAATCTTCATTGCGTTATGTCTCGTATTTGCCACTGGGATTGGCCTCTTAGGAACTTTTGTTCGACACTTACTCTTAAAATACCTATTTGCCAAAATCGAGAAAATGAAACAGGTTTCCGAGTTCTCCATTCCACTCTCGCAAGAGGAGAAGGAATATGCAAAATCGGTTAAAATCCTCCTCTTTCGTTATCCACTCATAGAAGCTATAATCATCGTAATACGCTGGTTATCTGGCGTGATACCAATCAGCTTATTGTTTTTTTATTTGGTGGAATATACACCATCCGTTGCTAGGTCAGCAATATTTACGTTTGTAATGATTGCTCCCATATCGTTTGTTACTTATTATTTTATCAGTGAAAGTGCAATTCGAAATTTATTCGACTTACCTCAGTTTAAAAATGTAGAACTCCAAGAGAGAGACATTCCTAAATTTAACTACTTCACACGTATCCTTGTCGCATTTTTTAGTTTGGCTGCCCTTCCCTTTGTGATTTTTTCATATATTTTATATTCCTTAGCGACAGGCGAAATAGCAGTCAAAGATCCAATGATTCCTATAGTCACTGTTTCCTTTATATTCATCATCCCTCTTATCGTTTGTTCCTATGTAGTCGCAAAATCCGTGAATGAAGGTTTGAATGAAACGAGTCGTTCGCTAGGGGAACTGGCAAAAGGAAATTTTGATGTCATTGTTACTCCAAAATCCAGTGATGATTTCGCAAAACAAGCGTTCTACTTAAATTCTGTTATTGGAACTCTTAAAAATATGTATGCTGAGATTCGAAATCTGAATGAAGGATTAGAAGAAAAGGTTACACTTCGTACAGATGAATTAAACCAATCCTTAATTGATATCAGCAAATTAAAAGTGCAACAAGATGGTGATTATTACTTAATTTACCAATTATTAAATCCATTTGCCATCCAAGACACGAAAAGCAAACAGTTTATGGTGGATCATTTCCTTCGGCAAAAAAAGTCTTTTGAATTTAAAAATCAGAAATATGAAATCGGTGGGGACATCAATATCTCTCACACAATTTATCTAAACGAACAAAAATACCTTTTGTTTGTGAATGCTGATGCAATGGGTAAATCCATGCAAGGTGCTGGTGGAGCTTTGGTATTTGGATCTGTATTCCAATCCATTGTCCAACGAACAAAAACGGATCCTGGTTTTAAAAACCAATGTCCGGAAGACTGGCTCAGGTCCAATTTACAAGAACTCCAATTGATTTTTGAGACATTTAATGGAACCATGTTAGTTTCCTTAAGTATGGGTCTCATCGAAGAAAATACTGGAAAATTTTTTTTTCTGAATGCAGAACACCCCATGATTGTACTACTGCGAAATGGAAAAGCCAACTTTTTATATCCCATTGTATCCTATCGCAAACTAGGCACCCTGGGAGCCCTCCCCATAAAAGAAGTCAATGAATTCCAACTCCAGCCCCATGATATTCTCTTCATTGGATCAGATGGAAAAGATGACCTTCTCACGAAAAATGAAGAAGGAGAGTGGGAAGTGCTCTCAGAAGATGAAAATTTCTTAGAAATCGTGGAAAACACAAAAGGAAATTTAGATTCTATCATTAGTGAAATTGATTCTATTGGCCAAGTCATCGATGACATTTCCATCATTCGAATCTCTTATAAAACAGAATGA
- a CDS encoding MFS transporter, giving the protein MNHSKLKLPIKMGYGFAETGITAVQLFTQIYLLKYYTEIVGLNSSLAGIALSISVIWDAISDPLMGRISDHTITRFGRRRPYIFIGGILLSISVLLLFSPPSISSQLGKFAYLLSVYLLVNTAMTIISVPHIALGGELSFERNERTSVFGWRLFFSNIGMLIGMIVPAAILQSLGDEGAKENIITSRTVAGEIVSLVILVSSIITFLVTKGKDTIQSDKTKQLPFFVSFGSVLRNKMFLILLFAFVIATIGRTFNSAIALYYYEYRLGLKESQVVINILLPFFLVLILSIGFWVWISKKIGKKIPAFLGVFGLGLLTVIVYPLFPYGELRPPLIAAFFGGIFAGSILIMDSILTDVVDYDEYKTGEKREGLYFGIWKMGVKFSQAFGIALTGFLLDFIGFQNGLTEQSTEVGFRLAMIFGPGVGFFFILGSIVFLFFPLTDAKHIQVQRILTKRTLKKIHR; this is encoded by the coding sequence ATGAACCATTCTAAACTAAAACTTCCCATTAAAATGGGATATGGGTTTGCAGAGACTGGCATAACAGCCGTTCAACTTTTTACTCAAATTTATCTTCTCAAATACTATACAGAGATCGTTGGACTCAATTCCAGTTTAGCAGGAATTGCTTTGTCAATTTCAGTAATTTGGGATGCAATCAGTGACCCACTGATGGGACGGATTTCTGACCATACCATCACTCGATTCGGAAGAAGAAGGCCTTATATCTTCATTGGTGGAATTTTATTATCAATATCAGTGCTTTTACTTTTTTCTCCCCCATCCATTTCTTCCCAATTGGGTAAATTTGCATATTTACTAAGTGTTTATCTTTTAGTGAATACAGCGATGACTATCATCTCAGTACCTCATATTGCACTAGGTGGGGAATTAAGTTTTGAACGAAATGAACGGACTTCTGTGTTTGGTTGGAGGTTATTCTTTAGTAACATAGGAATGTTAATTGGAATGATTGTGCCTGCTGCCATCTTACAATCTCTAGGTGATGAAGGTGCTAAGGAAAACATCATCACCTCGCGGACTGTAGCTGGAGAAATTGTTTCTCTCGTTATCCTTGTTTCTTCTATCATCACCTTTTTAGTGACAAAGGGAAAAGATACCATCCAATCTGATAAAACGAAACAACTTCCATTCTTTGTGTCTTTTGGTTCCGTCTTAAGAAACAAAATGTTTCTCATATTATTATTTGCATTTGTCATTGCAACGATTGGTAGAACGTTTAACTCCGCAATTGCCTTGTACTATTATGAATATAGATTGGGATTAAAGGAATCCCAAGTGGTCATCAATATCTTATTGCCGTTTTTTCTTGTACTCATCTTATCCATAGGTTTTTGGGTTTGGATTTCCAAAAAGATTGGGAAAAAAATCCCTGCATTTCTTGGTGTATTTGGTTTAGGACTTCTAACGGTAATCGTGTATCCATTATTCCCTTATGGAGAACTAAGACCTCCTCTCATAGCAGCCTTCTTTGGTGGGATCTTCGCAGGATCCATTCTCATCATGGACTCCATCCTTACAGATGTTGTCGACTATGATGAATACAAAACTGGTGAAAAACGGGAAGGACTCTATTTTGGAATATGGAAGATGGGTGTAAAATTTTCCCAAGCCTTTGGAATCGCACTCACAGGTTTTTTACTCGATTTCATTGGATTTCAAAATGGACTCACAGAACAATCTACTGAAGTTGGATTTCGCTTAGCTATGATTTTTGGTCCCGGAGTTGGATTTTTCTTTATCTTGGGTTCGATTGTTTTTTTATTTTTTCCCCTTACGGATGCAAAACACATCCAAGTACAAAGAATCCTAACAAAAAGAACATTGAAAAAGATCCATCGGTAA
- a CDS encoding adenylate/guanylate cyclase domain-containing protein: MVPKQRLQFIAFLLIYFIVPFSACLFTLLFANYTSNVFLPERFLVLFEATVATQDFTLLALTWGPFPIITVILFFYSLPVSNYLFNRNKCNYLSEERARHRIVHSPLIISLFGFIGWELSTFLSVYRIDTLFPSSPPQSIITVTILFAFWGLFAFAFSYATTNYLNRKLIIPSVFPEGGLGKYAKGKQFSIVTKQIIFWTASTLFPIILLVFGLLQRTNHNIFQLHELVHTDVLFEVIAIMLFFSFVFSVTFAISIQHPLNQIEEATELIKEQKFDTRVTIFSSDELGLLGDAVNEMAEGLAERERIKDTFGRIVDPRVRDYLLSNEHSLGGKVVDATILFSDLRDFTKLSEKRTPEEVLYILNRYFQEMSNAIEVHGGFINKFIGDAILAVFGTPMPMLDHADRAFQTALEMQRNLELLNQQFMKEGLTELKMGIGIHTGSLLAGNIGSTNRMEFTVIGDTVNTASRVEGLCKGLQKNLLITENTANLISPSIRSQLQLEGEYELKGRESKEKIYSYPIL; the protein is encoded by the coding sequence ATGGTACCAAAACAGAGACTTCAATTCATTGCCTTCCTGTTGATTTATTTTATAGTTCCTTTTTCGGCCTGCTTATTTACATTACTTTTTGCAAATTACACGAGTAATGTTTTTTTACCAGAAAGGTTTTTAGTATTATTTGAAGCCACTGTTGCAACGCAGGACTTCACCTTGCTTGCGTTAACATGGGGACCATTTCCCATCATTACAGTCATTTTATTTTTTTATAGCCTTCCGGTTTCAAACTACCTCTTCAATAGAAATAAATGTAATTATTTATCGGAAGAAAGAGCACGCCATCGGATTGTCCACTCACCCCTCATCATCAGTTTGTTTGGTTTTATTGGTTGGGAATTATCCACATTTTTATCTGTATATCGAATTGATACTTTATTTCCTTCCTCACCTCCTCAAAGCATCATAACAGTTACTATCTTGTTTGCATTTTGGGGACTCTTTGCATTTGCTTTTTCTTATGCAACAACCAACTACTTAAACCGAAAGTTAATCATTCCTAGTGTATTTCCAGAAGGTGGACTCGGAAAATATGCGAAAGGAAAACAATTTTCTATCGTCACTAAACAAATTATCTTTTGGACCGCTTCTACATTATTCCCGATCATCTTGTTGGTATTTGGATTGTTACAAAGAACAAACCACAATATATTCCAATTACATGAGTTAGTACATACAGATGTTTTGTTTGAAGTGATTGCGATCATGTTATTTTTTTCCTTTGTTTTTTCTGTCACTTTTGCCATAAGCATACAACACCCACTCAACCAAATAGAAGAAGCAACGGAACTCATCAAAGAACAAAAGTTTGATACAAGAGTTACGATTTTTAGTTCAGATGAACTTGGACTTCTCGGTGACGCAGTCAACGAAATGGCAGAGGGACTAGCGGAAAGAGAGAGGATCAAAGATACATTTGGCAGAATTGTTGACCCACGTGTTAGAGATTATCTACTTTCCAACGAACATAGCCTTGGTGGTAAAGTTGTTGATGCCACTATTTTATTTTCAGACTTAAGAGACTTTACGAAACTTTCTGAAAAACGGACTCCCGAAGAAGTATTATATATCTTAAATCGATATTTCCAAGAAATGAGTAATGCGATCGAAGTTCACGGGGGATTTATCAATAAATTCATTGGGGATGCGATCCTTGCTGTATTTGGAACACCTATGCCCATGTTAGACCATGCAGATCGTGCCTTTCAAACTGCGTTGGAGATGCAAAGGAATTTGGAACTTCTCAACCAACAATTTATGAAGGAAGGATTAACAGAACTCAAAATGGGAATCGGCATTCATACCGGAAGTTTGCTTGCGGGTAACATTGGTTCTACCAATCGGATGGAATTTACAGTCATCGGAGATACAGTGAATACCGCATCTCGAGTCGAAGGACTTTGTAAAGGGTTACAAAAAAACCTTCTCATCACAGAAAATACGGCAAACCTCATTTCTCCATCCATCCGCTCTCAATTGCAACTTGAGGGCGAATATGAACTCAAAGGAAGAGAATCAAAGGAAAAAATTTATTCTTATCCCATCCTATAA
- a CDS encoding DUF4468 domain-containing protein, translating into MMPKRVLLLFAFFLLFQNSMCLKLWIVSAKMRTTEDARDNKSYQKTRSFLKAKQWLEYKLDPELSKIEFENQDLGELRGIGLIKCYVPYGIGEVDANEHEFEYIVKVKDGHAEMQINKIFSFIRDPNDIILNYGPKNEKVAKVTIRSCFRPLLDDFFEFIK; encoded by the coding sequence ATGATGCCAAAACGAGTCTTGTTATTATTCGCTTTTTTCCTATTGTTCCAAAACTCTATGTGTTTGAAACTTTGGATTGTTTCTGCGAAAATGCGTACAACAGAAGATGCAAGGGACAACAAATCCTACCAAAAAACGAGAAGTTTTCTGAAAGCAAAACAGTGGTTGGAATACAAATTAGACCCAGAACTTTCCAAAATTGAATTTGAAAACCAAGACTTGGGAGAGTTGCGTGGGATTGGACTCATTAAGTGTTACGTTCCCTATGGGATTGGGGAAGTTGATGCCAATGAACATGAATTTGAATACATCGTGAAGGTGAAAGATGGTCATGCAGAGATGCAGATCAATAAAATCTTTTCCTTCATCCGTGATCCCAATGATATCATACTCAATTATGGTCCGAAAAATGAGAAGGTGGCGAAGGTAACCATTAGGTCCTGTTTCCGACCATTGCTTGATGATTTCTTTGAGTTTATCAAATAA